From Topomyia yanbarensis strain Yona2022 chromosome 1, ASM3024719v1, whole genome shotgun sequence, one genomic window encodes:
- the LOC131676690 gene encoding dnaJ homolog subfamily C member 8, with the protein MAHSSNSEEQRFNAFYSEVKQIEKRDSVLTSEQQIERLLRPGATYFNLNPFEVLQVEPDTPIEQIKKKYRSLSILVHPDKNQNDKDRAQQAFEVINKAYKVLENELTRKRCLEVYEEAKDRTDAMISEKRKKLRKEGKSDFIPEDDPAKYKHAVYVMVMKLFADMERRRQQLDIRDQEERKRKREQEIEEEEQRNYQKEWQKNFEESRQNRVTSWQSFQAHAASSSASSAATSSTPLIPEKPKKAKKTKYTSFNPPKIKPESR; encoded by the exons ATGGCACACAGTTCCAATAGCGAGGAGCAGCGTTTCAATGCTTTCTACAGCGAG GTGAAGCAAATAGAGAAACGAGACTCGGTGCTGACGTCTGAGCAGCAGATTGAACGGCTGCTCCGTCCTGGTGCGACGTATTTCAATCTAAATCCGTTCGAGGTCCTACAGGTGGAACCGGACACTCCGATTGAGCAGATCAAAAAGAAATACCGCAGTCTGTCGATTCTGGTACATCCGGACAAAAACCAGAACGATAAGGACAGAGCCCAGCAGGCGTTTGAGGTCATTAACAAAGCCTACAAAGTCTTGGAGAATGAGCTTACTCGCAAGCGTTGCCTAGAAGTGTACGAGGAagcaaaagatagaactgacgCGATGATTAGCGAGAAACGGAAAAAGCTACGAAAGGAAGGTAAGTCGGATTTCATTCCGGAGGATGATCCAGCCAAATACAAGCACGCTGTATACGTAATGGTTATGAAACTGTTTGCCGACATGGAACGTCGCCGGCAGCAGTTGGATATCCGCGACCAGGAAGAACGCAAGCGGAAACGTGAGCAAGAAATTGAAGAGGAAGAGCAGCGCAACTATCAAAAGGAGTGGCAGAAAAACTTTGAAGAATCTCGCCAGAATCGTGTCACCAGCTGGCAAAGCTTCCAAGCACATGCCGCATCATCTTCTGCATCGTCAGCCGCAACCTCGTCGACGCCGCTGATTCCGGAGAAACCGAAGAAGGCTAAGAAAACTAAATACACTTCGTTCAACCCACCGAAGATCAAGCCAGAATCGCGATAA